One window of the Chitinophaga niabensis genome contains the following:
- a CDS encoding TonB-dependent receptor, with product MDCITNRRAGKGSVLSRSFNLSMLLCFLFSWQTTQAQDNNPRLSITIPATTLDVALRMLEQQSKVALSYENTRVRNIPVKARHYTDTPLETILKEILEDTRMTFMRKNGNILIVPKPRQPGTLSGYVEDQASGERLIGVSLAVPEYQAGTTSNNYGFFSITIPADSIRLRVSYIGYQRMDTTILLTADTRLNFKLVPDQRLLDVVTVRASREERIQESSQMSMINLPASQIAAMPRFFGEADLLKTLQLLPGVKQGAEGTSALLVRGGTPDQNLILLDGAPLYNPSHLLGIFSTFNTSALKDVTLYKGAFPARYGGRLSSVVDVSTKDGDMRELHGDFTIGLLASQATVEGPIKKDKTSFIVSGRRTYTDLVAKPFIKNSYDREIDKFTMYFYDLNAKVQHVISDKDRLFFSLYHGRDKLRVSEKLEIKIPDNYRRASDFLILWGNTTGTVRWNHVFSKNLFANTMLLGSRYQFKTSTYNENLYQGEMIADKLQLNSGIQDYGAKIDFDYRPRPAHSIRMGSSYMFRIFSPGTIRQRKTENGTVTMDSLSDNRNIHGSEIDLYAEDDWTIHKKFKVNAGLHWSGFLVQGRFYNSLQPRISMRYLLPGDWGLKASYTRMTQYIHLLANNSITLPTDLWVPATKKILPQQADQYAIGIARNVFRNKFEFSVEGYYKRMQNVIEYKEGADYVASSRNETWQEQVTNGTGEAYGLEVLLQKKTGRFTGWMAYTWAWSYRNLPEVNFGKRFPYKYDRRHDLHLVGMYKLRKNIELTGVWTFQSAQPFTIPLAEYETVRDPIRPVNGNYLDNIEYVNGRNNMRIAPFHRLDLGVNFIRHKRNGNIRTWNVSVLNAYNQKNAFFYLLDTYHKERKEAVLTGTTLLPIMPSFSYNLKF from the coding sequence ATGGATTGCATAACAAACCGGCGTGCCGGTAAGGGAAGCGTATTGTCCCGATCATTTAACCTAAGTATGCTGCTGTGTTTCCTTTTCAGCTGGCAAACCACTCAGGCGCAGGATAACAATCCCCGCCTGAGTATTACCATCCCTGCTACCACATTGGATGTAGCGCTGCGTATGCTGGAGCAGCAAAGTAAAGTGGCACTTTCCTATGAGAACACCCGTGTGCGGAATATTCCTGTAAAGGCCCGCCATTATACGGATACGCCGCTGGAAACTATTCTGAAAGAAATACTGGAAGATACCAGGATGACTTTCATGCGGAAGAACGGTAACATACTGATTGTGCCCAAACCGCGGCAGCCAGGTACCCTCAGCGGATATGTGGAAGATCAGGCCTCGGGAGAAAGACTGATCGGTGTATCGCTGGCTGTACCGGAATACCAGGCAGGTACCACCAGCAATAATTATGGCTTTTTCAGTATCACCATTCCGGCAGACAGCATCCGGTTACGGGTTTCTTATATCGGTTACCAGCGCATGGATACAACCATCCTGCTGACTGCGGATACCCGTTTGAATTTTAAGCTGGTGCCTGATCAAAGATTGCTGGATGTAGTAACGGTACGTGCCAGCAGGGAAGAACGCATCCAGGAGTCATCACAGATGAGTATGATCAATCTGCCAGCCAGCCAGATCGCAGCGATGCCCCGTTTTTTCGGAGAGGCGGACCTGCTGAAAACATTGCAATTATTACCGGGTGTAAAACAAGGTGCAGAGGGCACCAGCGCATTACTGGTGCGTGGAGGTACTCCTGATCAGAACCTGATCCTGCTGGATGGTGCGCCTTTGTATAATCCTTCGCATCTGCTGGGCATCTTCTCTACCTTCAATACCAGTGCCCTGAAAGATGTTACCTTGTATAAAGGTGCTTTCCCTGCCAGGTATGGTGGCAGGCTTTCTTCTGTAGTGGATGTATCTACAAAAGACGGGGATATGCGTGAACTGCATGGCGATTTTACCATTGGCCTGCTGGCCTCACAGGCAACAGTAGAAGGGCCGATAAAAAAGGACAAAACCTCTTTCATTGTTTCCGGGCGCCGTACGTATACAGACCTTGTTGCCAAACCCTTTATAAAAAATAGCTACGACAGAGAGATTGATAAGTTCACCATGTATTTTTATGACCTGAATGCCAAAGTACAGCATGTGATCTCTGATAAAGACAGGTTGTTTTTCAGCTTATACCATGGCCGGGATAAATTGCGGGTGTCAGAAAAATTAGAGATCAAGATCCCTGACAACTATCGCAGGGCATCAGATTTCCTTATACTATGGGGGAACACTACAGGTACTGTTCGCTGGAACCACGTTTTCTCCAAAAATCTTTTTGCTAATACGATGCTGCTGGGCTCGCGCTACCAGTTTAAAACAAGCACATACAATGAGAACCTGTACCAGGGAGAAATGATTGCAGACAAGTTGCAGCTGAATTCCGGTATCCAGGATTATGGCGCCAAAATTGACTTCGACTACAGACCGCGGCCCGCACATTCTATACGGATGGGATCGTCTTATATGTTCCGCATATTTTCACCCGGCACCATCAGGCAAAGGAAAACGGAAAACGGAACGGTAACCATGGATTCGCTCAGCGATAACCGCAATATACATGGCTCTGAAATAGACCTGTATGCAGAGGATGACTGGACCATTCATAAGAAGTTTAAAGTGAATGCCGGTTTGCATTGGAGTGGATTCCTGGTGCAGGGGCGTTTCTATAATTCACTGCAACCCAGGATAAGCATGCGTTACCTGTTACCTGGCGATTGGGGATTAAAAGCTTCCTATACAAGAATGACCCAATATATTCACCTGCTGGCTAATAATTCTATTACATTACCAACAGATCTGTGGGTGCCCGCCACGAAAAAGATCTTACCGCAACAGGCAGATCAATATGCAATAGGTATCGCACGGAATGTTTTTCGCAACAAATTTGAGTTTTCCGTTGAAGGATATTACAAACGCATGCAGAACGTGATAGAATATAAGGAAGGAGCGGATTACGTGGCCAGCAGCAGGAACGAAACCTGGCAGGAGCAGGTGACCAACGGAACAGGAGAAGCCTATGGCCTGGAAGTATTGCTGCAAAAGAAAACGGGGCGTTTCACCGGTTGGATGGCATATACCTGGGCATGGTCCTACCGCAATTTGCCCGAAGTGAACTTCGGAAAAAGATTCCCTTATAAATACGATCGCCGTCATGATCTCCATCTTGTAGGGATGTACAAACTGCGGAAGAATATTGAGCTGACGGGTGTATGGACCTTCCAGAGCGCACAACCCTTTACCATACCGCTGGCAGAATATGAAACAGTACGGGATCCCATACGCCCGGTTAATGGGAATTACCTGGACAATATTGAATATGTCAATGGCAGAAATAACATGCGTATTGCACCTTTTCACCGGCTTGACCTGGGTGTTAATTTTATCCGCCACAAACGGAATGGTAATATCCGTACCTGGAATGTAAGCGTGTTAAATGCTTATAACCAAAAGAATGCTTTCTTTTATCTGCTGGACACTTACCACAAAGAACGTAAGGAAGCAGTGCTGACAGGTACAACACTTCTTCCCATTATGCCCAGTTTTTCCTATAATTTAAAATTCTAG